TCGCTGAACGCGATGCTCAACCTCTACGGCCCGAACGGCGAGATCCAGTTCGAGAAGGACCGTGAGGCTGCGAACCAGTACTTCCTGCAGCACGTCAACCAGAACACCGTCTTCTTCCACTCGCTGAAGGAGAAGCTCGACTACCTCGTCGAGAACGAGTACTACGAGGGCGAGGTGCTCGAGCAGTACTCGTTCGAGTTCATCAAGGGCCTCATGAAGCGGGCCTACGGCTACAAGTTCCGCTTCCCGACGTTCCTCGGCGCGTTCAAGTACTACACGTCGTACACGCTCAAGACGTTCGACGGGAACCGCTACCTCGAGCGCTACGAGGACCGCGTCGTCAACGTCGCGCTCGCGCTCGCCGCGGGCGACGAGCGGCTGGCCGAGGCGCTCGTCGACGAGATCGTCACGGGTCGCTTCCAGCCGGCGACGCCGACGTTCCTCAACGCGGGCAAGAAGCAGCGCGGCGAGCTCGTCTCCTGCTTCCTCCTCCGCATCGAGGACAACATGGAGTCGATCGGTCGCTCGATCAACTCGGCCCTGCAGCTCTCGAAGCGCGGCGGCGGCGTGGCGTTCAACCTCACGAACATCCGCGAGTACGGCGCCCCGATCAAGCAGATCCAGAACCAGTCGTCGGGGATCATCCCCGTCATGAAGCTGTTCGAGGACAGCTTCTCGTACGCGAACCAGCTCGGTGCCCGTCAGGGTGCCGGCGCGGTGTACCTGCAGGCGCACCACCCCGACATCATGCGGTTCCTCGACACGAAGCGCGAGAACGCCGACGAGAAGATCCGCATCAAGACGCTGTCCCTCGGCGTCGTGGTGCCGGACATCACGTTCGAGCTCGCGAAGAAGGACGAGGACATGTACCTGTTCTCGCCCTACGACGTCGAGCGCGTCTACGGCGTGCCCTTCGCGGACATCTCCGTGACGGAGAAGTACCACGAGATGGTCGACGACGCCCGCATCCAGAAGAAGAAGATCCGCGCCCGCGACTTCTTCCAGACGCTGGCCGAGATCCAGTTCGAGTCGGGCTACCCGTACATCATGTTCGAGGACACGGTGAACCGGGCCAACCCGATCGACGGCCGCATCAACATGTCGAACCTGTGCAGCGAGATCCTGCAGGTGAACACGCCGTCGCAGTACGTCGAGGACCTCGGCTACGAGTCGATCGGCAAGGACATCTCCTGCAACCTCGGCTCGCTGAACATCGCGCTGACGATGGACTCCCCCGACTTCGGTCGCACGATCGAGACCTCGATCCGTGCGCTCACGGCGGTGTCCGACCAGTCGAACATCGACTCCGTGCCGTCGATCGCTCGCGGCAACGACATGAGCCACGCCATCGGCCTCGGCCAGATGAACCTGCACGGCTACCTCGGTCGCGAGCGCATCTTCTACGGCTCGGACGAGGGCGTCGACTTCACGAACATCTACTTCTACACGGTGCTGTTCCACGCTCTGCGGGCGTCGAACCTCATCGCGACCGAGAAGGGGCAGACGTTCGAGGGCTTCGAGCGCTCGAAGTACGCGTCGGGCGAGTTCTTCGACAAGTACACCGAGCAGGCGTGGGTGCCGGCGACCGACCGCGTGGCGCAGATCTTCGCCGACGCCGAGGTGCACATCCCGACGCAGTCCGACTGGCTGGAGCTGAAGGCGCTCGTGCAGGAGCACGGCATCTACAACCAGAACCTGCAGGCGGTGCCGCCGACCGGCTCGATCTCGTACATCAACAACTCGACGTCGTCGATCCACCCGATCGCGGCGAAGATCGAGATCCGCAAGGAAGGCAAGATCGGCCGCGTCTACTACCCGGCGCCGTTCATGACGAACGACAACCTGGAGTACTTCCAGGATGCGTACGAGATCGGCCCCGAGAAGATCATCGACACGTACGCCGCGGCGACGCAGCACGTCGACCAGGGCCTGTCGCTGACGCTGTTCTTCAAGGACACGGCGACGACGCGCGACATCAACAAGGCCCAGATCTACGCATGGCGCAAGGGCATCAAGACCGTCTACTACATCCGTCTCCGCCAGCTCGCGCTGGAAGGTACGGAAGTGGATGGCTGCGTCTCTTGCATGCTGTGACCTGCCGACTGCACTGAGAACAGGATCAGGACAATGACCGACACCCAGCACAGCGCCGGCGCGGCCGGGGCGTTCGACGAGCTCGTCGACGCCCCGATCGAGGACACGCGCGAGGCCATCGCCGCCGAGCGGGAGGCGACGAGCGAGACGCTCGCCGCCGGCCAGCAGACCGAGGCCCAGAAGCGCCAGCACCGCCACAACCACCTGGTGCAGGCGATCAACTGGAACCGCATCCAGGACGACAAGGACCTCGAGGTCTGGAACCGTCTCGTGAACAACTTCTGGCTGCCCGAGAAGGTGCCACTGTCGAACGACATCCAGTCGTGGGGCACGCTGACGCCGGCCGAGCAGCAGCTCACGATGCGCGTCTTCACGGGCCTCACGCTGCTCGACACCATCCAGGGCACCGTCGGCGCCGTCTCGCTCATCCCCGATGCGATCACCCCGCACGAGGAGGCCGTCTACACGAACATCGCGTTCATGGAGTCGGTGCACGCGAAGTCGTACTCGTCGATCTTCTCGACGCTCGCGTCGACGAAGGAGATCGACGACGCGTTCCGCTGGTCGACCGAGAACCCGTACCTGCAGCGCAAGGCCGAGATCATCGTCGACTACTACGAGGGCGACGACCCCCTGAAGCGGAAGGTCGCCTCGACGCTGCTCGAGTCGTTCCTCTTCTACTCGGGCTTCTACCTGCCGATGTACTGGTCGAGCCACGCGAAGCTCACGAACACGGCCGACATGATCCGCCTCATCATCCGCGACGAGGCCGTGCACGGCTACTACATCGGCTACAAGTTCCAGCAGGGCTACGCGAAGCTGACCGAGGAGCAGCAGGCGGAGCTCAAGGACTACACGTACACGCTGCTCTACGAGCTGTACGAGAACGAGTCGAAGTACACGGCCGAGCTGTACGACGCCGTGGGCCTCACGGAGGACGTGAAGAAGTTCCTGCACTACAACGCGAACAAGGCGCTCATGAACCTCGGGTTCGAGCCCCTGTTCCCGTCGTCGGTGACGGATGTGAACCCGGCGATCCTCTCGGCCCTGTCGCCGAACGCCGACGAGAACCACGACTTCTTCTCGGGCTCCGGCTCCTCCTACGTCATCGGCAAGGCAGTCGCCACCGAGGACGAGGACTGGGACTTCTGAGTCTCCTCTGACCCGGTCGGACCTCCCGCCGACCGAACGCAGCGCCCCGGCCCCGCATCGTGCGGGCCGGGGCGCTTCGTCGTGCTGGGGTGCCGTTGCGAGGTGCGCTTCTCGTTGCGAGGTGCGGCTTTCGTTGCGAGGTGCGGTTCTCCTATTCAGGTGCGCGGAAAGCCGCACCTCGACAGGAGAAGCGCACCTCGCAACGGGTCGGGGCGCTCCTCAGACGCTGCGGTCGGCCGCATCCGATCGCCCGAGCGACTCGAGGCCGGTGACGCGCAGCAGGTCGAGCCGCGACGCGTCCTCGGAACCCGGCACCGCCGTGTACGCGACGATGCGCAGGTCGCTGCCCGGAGCGGTGAGCACGTCGCAGTCGAGCGTGATGGGGCCGACGGGCGAGCGCGTCACGGTCTTGCGCGACGAGCGGTGCTCGGCGACGCGCGCCTCCGCCCACCGCGCCTCGAACGCCGGCGAGACGGAGCGCAGGCGGGCGACGAGCGCCGCGAGCGGCGCATCGGTCGGATACGTGCCGACCGCCGAGCGCAGGTCGCCGACGAGGTCGCGCGTGAACGCATCCTCGTGCTCGTCGTCGAACTCGATGCCGGCGTGGCCCTCGGTGAAGTGCCGCCACACGAGGTTGGCGTCGGCGCCGGTGCGCAGCGACGGGTCGCCGAGCAGCGCCGCCCACATGCGGTTCCAGCGCACGATGTCCCACGCGGCCGAGAACACCGCGAGCGGCACGTCGTCGAGGCGATCGACGAGGCGCTGCACGCCCGGGGTGATGTGGCGCGGCACCGTGCCGCGCGCGGGCACCGCGGCGCCGGCGACGCGGTAGAGATGGTCGCGCTCGGCGTCGGTGAGGCGCAGCGCGCGGGCGAGGGCGCCGAGCAGCTGGGGCGACGGATGCTCGGCGCGGCCCTGCTCGAGCCGCACGACGTAGTCGACGCTGACGCCGGCGAGGGCGGCGAGCTCCTCGCGGCGCAGGCCGGGCGTGCGTCGCGATCCGCCCGCGGGCAGGCCGGCCTCGGCAGGCGTGACGCGCTCGCGCCACGACCTGAGCACGCTCGCGAACTCCGTCACGCCATCCATCATGCGCCCGTCGCAACGCGGATGGCTGGTACCGCGAGTCCTACCGTCGAGGGGTGCCTGGGGCATCGGGGCGGCGCGGCGCACGGTGAATGCATGACCACGACACTCATCACCGGAGCCAACAAGAGCCTCGGACTCGAGACCGCCCGCCGCCTCGTCGAGGCCGGCCACACCGTCTACGCCGGCATGCGCGACCTCGCCGCCGGCGACGCCGCCCGCACGATCGGCGCGACGCCCGTGCAGCTCGACGTGACCGACGACTCGTCGGTCGCCGCCGCCATCGCATCCCTCCCCGAGCTCGACGTGCTCGTGAACAACGCCGGCATCGTCGGCGGCGCGCGCACGATCGACGAGCTCACGCCCGAGATCATGCGGGCGACGCTCGAGACGAACGTCGTCGGCATCGTGCGCGTGAGCCAGGCGGCGCTGCCGCTGCTGCGCGCGTCGGCGAACCCCGTCATCGTCAACGTGGCGTCGGGGCTCGGATGGCCGCGGTTCCTGCTCGAGCATCCCGACGCCGAGCACGTGCTCGCGGTGCCGTATCCCGCGTCGAAGGCCGCCGTCATCACGCTCACGGTGCAGTACGCGCGCAGCCTGCCGACGTTCCGCGTGAACGCGAGCGACCCCGGCTACACGTCGACCGACCTCAACGGCCACACCGGCCACCAGACGGTGACGGAGGGCACGGATGCGACCGTGATGCTCGCGCAGCTCGGTGCGGACGGCCCCACGGGCGAGTTCCACGACCGCGACGGACGTATCGTCTACTGACGCGCAGCGGTCGGCGCTTGTTGCGAGGTGCGCTTCTCGCCCGCGAGGTGCGGTTCTCCTGTTTAGGTGCGGCTCTCCGCGCACCTCAACAGGAGAAGCGCACCTCGCAACGGGTGGACCGGGCAGATGCGCAGGCGCAGACTGACGCGATGACCGCGAGCACCGACGCAGCGTCCAGCGCATCCGAGCAGCCCGAGCTCAAGCGGGTGATGGGGCCGAAGCTCCTGCTCCTGTTCGTGATCGGCGACATCCTCGGCACCGGCATCTACGCCCTCACCGGGCAGGTCGCGGCCGAGGTGGGCGGGGCGGCGTGGCTGCCGTTCCTCATCGCGTTCGCCGTCGCGACGATCACGGCGTGCTCGTACCTCGAGCTCGTCACGAAGTACCCGCAGGCGGCGGGCGCCGCGCTCTACGCGCACAAGGCGTTCGGCATCCACTTCATCACCTTCCTCGTGCTCTTCACCGTCATGTGCTCGGGCATCACGTCGGCGTCGAGCGCGTCGAGCGCGTTCGCGGCGAACTTCGCCATCGGGTTCGGGCTCGGGGATGTGTCGCCGCTGCCGATCGCGATCGGGTTCATGATCCTGCTGGCGCTCGTGAACCTGCGCGGCGTCGCCGAGGGCGTCGGCCTCAACGTGGTGCTGACCATGATCGAGCTGTCGGGCCTGCTGCTCGTGATCTGCATCTCGATGTTCGCGGTGTTCGGCGGCACGGCCGACTTCTCGCGCGTGATCCTGTTCGAGACGCCCGAGGACAAGAGCGTGCTGCTGGCGGTGAGCACGGCGACGTCGCTGGCGTTCTTCGCGATGGTCGGCTTCGAGGACAGCGTGAACATGGCCGAGGAGGTGCGGGAGCCGAGCAAGATCTTCCCGAAGATCATGCTCACGGGCCTCGGCATCGCCGCCGTCGTCTACGTCGTCGTGTCGCTGCTCGCCGTGGCGATCGTGCCGATCGGCGAGCTCGCGGGCAACGCGGCGCCCTTCGTGACGGTGGTGGAGACGGCCGCGCCGGGCTTCCCGATCAACGCGCTCATCCCGTTCATCTCGATGTTCGCCGTCGCCAACACGGCGCTCATCAACATGATGATGGCGAGCCGTCTGCTCTACGGCATGAGCCGCCAGGGCGTGCTGCCGCCCA
The sequence above is a segment of the Agrococcus jejuensis genome. Coding sequences within it:
- the nrdF gene encoding class 1b ribonucleoside-diphosphate reductase subunit beta, translated to MTDTQHSAGAAGAFDELVDAPIEDTREAIAAEREATSETLAAGQQTEAQKRQHRHNHLVQAINWNRIQDDKDLEVWNRLVNNFWLPEKVPLSNDIQSWGTLTPAEQQLTMRVFTGLTLLDTIQGTVGAVSLIPDAITPHEEAVYTNIAFMESVHAKSYSSIFSTLASTKEIDDAFRWSTENPYLQRKAEIIVDYYEGDDPLKRKVASTLLESFLFYSGFYLPMYWSSHAKLTNTADMIRLIIRDEAVHGYYIGYKFQQGYAKLTEEQQAELKDYTYTLLYELYENESKYTAELYDAVGLTEDVKKFLHYNANKALMNLGFEPLFPSSVTDVNPAILSALSPNADENHDFFSGSGSSYVIGKAVATEDEDWDF
- a CDS encoding APC family permease, with the translated sequence MTASTDAASSASEQPELKRVMGPKLLLLFVIGDILGTGIYALTGQVAAEVGGAAWLPFLIAFAVATITACSYLELVTKYPQAAGAALYAHKAFGIHFITFLVLFTVMCSGITSASSASSAFAANFAIGFGLGDVSPLPIAIGFMILLALVNLRGVAEGVGLNVVLTMIELSGLLLVICISMFAVFGGTADFSRVILFETPEDKSVLLAVSTATSLAFFAMVGFEDSVNMAEEVREPSKIFPKIMLTGLGIAAVVYVVVSLLAVAIVPIGELAGNAAPFVTVVETAAPGFPINALIPFISMFAVANTALINMMMASRLLYGMSRQGVLPPILKGVLKTRRTPWVAIVVTTLIALGLITWVATNSDDPIVVLLGGTTSLLLLAVFAIVNVAVLVLRRDPVEHQHFTTPTFLPVIGVIACVYLVLPWTSGRDIAQYGIAGVLLIIGIALWAVTFIDRRVRGYAHSASVPDHTQQLDQIT
- a CDS encoding helix-turn-helix transcriptional regulator codes for the protein MTEFASVLRSWRERVTPAEAGLPAGGSRRTPGLRREELAALAGVSVDYVVRLEQGRAEHPSPQLLGALARALRLTDAERDHLYRVAGAAVPARGTVPRHITPGVQRLVDRLDDVPLAVFSAAWDIVRWNRMWAALLGDPSLRTGADANLVWRHFTEGHAGIEFDDEHEDAFTRDLVGDLRSAVGTYPTDAPLAALVARLRSVSPAFEARWAEARVAEHRSSRKTVTRSPVGPITLDCDVLTAPGSDLRIVAYTAVPGSEDASRLDLLRVTGLESLGRSDAADRSV
- a CDS encoding SDR family NAD(P)-dependent oxidoreductase, with product MTTTLITGANKSLGLETARRLVEAGHTVYAGMRDLAAGDAARTIGATPVQLDVTDDSSVAAAIASLPELDVLVNNAGIVGGARTIDELTPEIMRATLETNVVGIVRVSQAALPLLRASANPVIVNVASGLGWPRFLLEHPDAEHVLAVPYPASKAAVITLTVQYARSLPTFRVNASDPGYTSTDLNGHTGHQTVTEGTDATVMLAQLGADGPTGEFHDRDGRIVY
- the nrdE gene encoding class 1b ribonucleoside-diphosphate reductase subunit alpha; amino-acid sequence: MDYHSLNAMLNLYGPNGEIQFEKDREAANQYFLQHVNQNTVFFHSLKEKLDYLVENEYYEGEVLEQYSFEFIKGLMKRAYGYKFRFPTFLGAFKYYTSYTLKTFDGNRYLERYEDRVVNVALALAAGDERLAEALVDEIVTGRFQPATPTFLNAGKKQRGELVSCFLLRIEDNMESIGRSINSALQLSKRGGGVAFNLTNIREYGAPIKQIQNQSSGIIPVMKLFEDSFSYANQLGARQGAGAVYLQAHHPDIMRFLDTKRENADEKIRIKTLSLGVVVPDITFELAKKDEDMYLFSPYDVERVYGVPFADISVTEKYHEMVDDARIQKKKIRARDFFQTLAEIQFESGYPYIMFEDTVNRANPIDGRINMSNLCSEILQVNTPSQYVEDLGYESIGKDISCNLGSLNIALTMDSPDFGRTIETSIRALTAVSDQSNIDSVPSIARGNDMSHAIGLGQMNLHGYLGRERIFYGSDEGVDFTNIYFYTVLFHALRASNLIATEKGQTFEGFERSKYASGEFFDKYTEQAWVPATDRVAQIFADAEVHIPTQSDWLELKALVQEHGIYNQNLQAVPPTGSISYINNSTSSIHPIAAKIEIRKEGKIGRVYYPAPFMTNDNLEYFQDAYEIGPEKIIDTYAAATQHVDQGLSLTLFFKDTATTRDINKAQIYAWRKGIKTVYYIRLRQLALEGTEVDGCVSCML